A window from Bos taurus isolate L1 Dominette 01449 registration number 42190680 breed Hereford unplaced genomic scaffold, ARS-UCD2.0 ScbfJmS_848_142, whole genome shotgun sequence encodes these proteins:
- the ZNF449 gene encoding zinc finger protein 449 isoform X2, protein MAVALGCAIQASLNQGSVFQEYDTDCEVFRQRFRQFQYKEAAGPHEAFNKLWELCCQWLKPKMRSKEQILELLVLEQFLTILPTEIETWVREHCPENRERVVSLIEDLQRELEIPEQQLDRQEMLLEELAPVGMAHIPPNIHLESPPLQVMGPAPEVPVAEAWIPQAGPQELSFSAAGEGQPFLDPGYPIPKLDVSFPLEHREEAWVKELQDSKEIKQLLDSKLGFEIGIENEEDTSEKQKKLENMYPFIVTLEGNALHGPILQKDYVQLENQWETPPEDLQGDLTKLVEHQNPSAGEKPESSNLEEPLNPRPHKKKSPGDKPHRCSQCGKCFARKSQLTGHQRIHSGEEPHKCPECGKRFLRSSDLYRHQRLHTGERPYECTVCKKRFTRRSHLIGHQRTHSEEETYKCLECGKSFCHGSSLKRHLKTHSVVSQTKGRWNTWGEGP, encoded by the exons ATGGCTGTGGCCCTGGGTTGTGCAATCCAGGCCTCCTTGAATCAGGGCTCGGTGTTTCAAGAGTATGATACTGACTGTGAGGTCTTCCGCCAGCGCTTCCGGCAGTTCCAGTACAAAGAAGCAGCTGGGCCTCATGAAGCTTtcaacaaactctgggagctcTGCTGTCAATGGCTGAAGCCAAAGATGCGTTCTAAGGAGCAAATCTTGGAGCTGCTGGTATTGGAGCAATTCCTAACGATTCTCCCCACAGAGATAGAGACTTGGGTGAGGGAACATTGCCCAGAGAACAGAGAAAGAGTTGTGTCACTGATAGAAGACTTACAGAGAGAACTTGAGATACCAGAGCAGCAG CTCGATAGGCAAGAAATGCTCTTGGAAGAACTGGCACCAGTGGGAATGGCACACATACCACCAAACATCCACCTGGAGTCACCCCCACTCCAAGTAATGGGACCTGCCCCAGAAGTCCCAGTGGCAGAGGCATGGATCCCACAAGCCGGGCCACAGGAGCTGAGCTTCAGTGCTGCTGGGGAAGGCCAGCCCTTTCTCGACCCTG GATACCCAATACCAAAACTTGACGTGAGCTTTCCATTGGAGCATAGAGAAGAGGCATGGGTGAAGGAACTGCAAGATTCCAAAGAAATTAAGCAATTACTTGATTCCAAGTTAG GTTTTGAGATTGgaatagaaaatgaagaagatacttcagaaaaacagaaaaaactggAGAATATGTATCCATTTATTGTTACTTTAGAGGGGAATGCTCTTCATGGCCCCATTTTGCAAAAAGACTATGTACAGCTAGAAAATCAATGGGAAACCCCTCCAGAGGATTTACAGGGAGATTTAACAAAACTTGTAGAGCATCAGAACCCCTCAGCAGGAGAGAAACCTGAGAGCTCCAACTTGGAAGAACCTCTCAACCCAAGACCCCATAAGAAGAAGAGTCCGGGTGACAAACCTCACCGATGTTCTCAGTGTGGGAAATGTTTTGCTCGAAAGTCACAACTTACAGGGCACCAGAGAATTCATTCAGGAGAGGAACCTCATAAGTGCCCTGAATGTGGAAAGAGATTCCTCCGTAGTTCAGACCTTTACAGACACCAACGACTTCACACAGGGGAGAGACCCTATGAATGCACTGTGTGTAAAAAGCGATTCACTCGGCGGTCACACCTTATAGGGCACCAGAGAACCCATTCCGAAGAAGAAACATATAAATGTCTTGAGTGTGGGAAAAGCTTTTGTCATGGATCAAGTCTTAAAAGACATCTGAAAACTCATTCGG ttgtttcacagacaaaaggcaggtggaATACATGGGGAGAAGGACCATAG
- the ZNF449 gene encoding zinc finger protein 449 isoform X1, whose translation MAVALGCAIQASLNQGSVFQEYDTDCEVFRQRFRQFQYKEAAGPHEAFNKLWELCCQWLKPKMRSKEQILELLVLEQFLTILPTEIETWVREHCPENRERVVSLIEDLQRELEIPEQQLDRQEMLLEELAPVGMAHIPPNIHLESPPLQVMGPAPEVPVAEAWIPQAGPQELSFSAAGEGQPFLDPGYPIPKLDVSFPLEHREEAWVKELQDSKEIKQLLDSKLGFEIGIENEEDTSEKQKKLENMYPFIVTLEGNALHGPILQKDYVQLENQWETPPEDLQGDLTKLVEHQNPSAGEKPESSNLEEPLNPRPHKKKSPGDKPHRCSQCGKCFARKSQLTGHQRIHSGEEPHKCPECGKRFLRSSDLYRHQRLHTGERPYECTVCKKRFTRRSHLIGHQRTHSEEETYKCLECGKSFCHGSSLKRHLKTHSGEKPHRCHNCGKSFSRLTALTLHQRTHTEERPFKCNYCGKSFRQRPSLVIHLRIHTGEKPYKCSHCSKSFRQRAGLIMHQVTHFRGLL comes from the exons ATGGCTGTGGCCCTGGGTTGTGCAATCCAGGCCTCCTTGAATCAGGGCTCGGTGTTTCAAGAGTATGATACTGACTGTGAGGTCTTCCGCCAGCGCTTCCGGCAGTTCCAGTACAAAGAAGCAGCTGGGCCTCATGAAGCTTtcaacaaactctgggagctcTGCTGTCAATGGCTGAAGCCAAAGATGCGTTCTAAGGAGCAAATCTTGGAGCTGCTGGTATTGGAGCAATTCCTAACGATTCTCCCCACAGAGATAGAGACTTGGGTGAGGGAACATTGCCCAGAGAACAGAGAAAGAGTTGTGTCACTGATAGAAGACTTACAGAGAGAACTTGAGATACCAGAGCAGCAG CTCGATAGGCAAGAAATGCTCTTGGAAGAACTGGCACCAGTGGGAATGGCACACATACCACCAAACATCCACCTGGAGTCACCCCCACTCCAAGTAATGGGACCTGCCCCAGAAGTCCCAGTGGCAGAGGCATGGATCCCACAAGCCGGGCCACAGGAGCTGAGCTTCAGTGCTGCTGGGGAAGGCCAGCCCTTTCTCGACCCTG GATACCCAATACCAAAACTTGACGTGAGCTTTCCATTGGAGCATAGAGAAGAGGCATGGGTGAAGGAACTGCAAGATTCCAAAGAAATTAAGCAATTACTTGATTCCAAGTTAG GTTTTGAGATTGgaatagaaaatgaagaagatacttcagaaaaacagaaaaaactggAGAATATGTATCCATTTATTGTTACTTTAGAGGGGAATGCTCTTCATGGCCCCATTTTGCAAAAAGACTATGTACAGCTAGAAAATCAATGGGAAACCCCTCCAGAGGATTTACAGGGAGATTTAACAAAACTTGTAGAGCATCAGAACCCCTCAGCAGGAGAGAAACCTGAGAGCTCCAACTTGGAAGAACCTCTCAACCCAAGACCCCATAAGAAGAAGAGTCCGGGTGACAAACCTCACCGATGTTCTCAGTGTGGGAAATGTTTTGCTCGAAAGTCACAACTTACAGGGCACCAGAGAATTCATTCAGGAGAGGAACCTCATAAGTGCCCTGAATGTGGAAAGAGATTCCTCCGTAGTTCAGACCTTTACAGACACCAACGACTTCACACAGGGGAGAGACCCTATGAATGCACTGTGTGTAAAAAGCGATTCACTCGGCGGTCACACCTTATAGGGCACCAGAGAACCCATTCCGAAGAAGAAACATATAAATGTCTTGAGTGTGGGAAAAGCTTTTGTCATGGATCAAGTCTTAAAAGACATCTGAAAACTCATTCGGGTGAGAAACCTCATAGATGTCATAATTGTGGGAAGAGTTTTAGTAGGCTGACAGCTCTTACTTTGCACCAGAGAACACACACTGAAGAGAGACCTTTTAAATGTAATTATTGTGGGAAAAGCTTTAGACAGAGACCAAGCCTTGTTATTCATTTAAGAATTCATACAGGGGAGAAGCCATACAAGTGTAGTCATTGTTCTAAAAGCTTCAGACAGAGAGCAGGCCTTATTATGCACCAAGTCACTCACTTTAGAGGACTTCTTTAA